From one Artemia franciscana unplaced genomic scaffold, ASM3288406v1 PGA_scaffold_30, whole genome shotgun sequence genomic stretch:
- the LOC136041592 gene encoding uncharacterized protein LOC136041592 isoform X1: MRKPFKVFFCQLLKLRCLYCILLVLLLTEDSTQAEGAKDVGSLLTKDHEKGKEPQRFGYQLAHLVPLPLASPSKYTVKTVPEGLVSNEYLAEYTFFIDSMLRVLFKSQKDIERAFYYLRIGSSLFGLILWVFLGWKAAVMPALWLQGALGGPLLLFKRSLSEQHQESVTSAPYRISSLSEQLQESVTSLEGIRKIISLKSDQSFMNETLYRTL, from the exons gTTACGATGTCTTTATTGCattcttttagttttgctttTGACGGAAGATTCCACACAAGCCGAAGGTGCAAAAGATGTGGGATCCCTGCTGACAAAGGATCATGAAAAAGGAAAGGAACCCCAGAGGTTTGGCTATCAGCTGGCTCACTTAGTAcct cttCCATTGGCATCACCATCCAAATACACGGTGAAGACGGTGCCAGAAGGACTGGTTTCAAATGAGTACTTGGCTGAATACACCTTTTTCATCGATTCGATGCTTCGAGTATTGTTCAAATCACAAAAAGATATCGAAAGAGCATTCTATTATTTAAGAATCGGATCATCTTTATTTGGACTCATCCTTTGGGTATTTTTGGGCTGGAAG gcAGCTGTGATGCCAGCACTTTGGCTTCAAGGAGCTTTAGGAGGGCCTCTCCTTCTTTTTAAACGCTCCTTGTCTGAACAGCACCAAGAGTCAGTCACATCTGCTCCTTATCGAATCAGCTCCTTATCTGAACAGCTCCAAGAGTCAGTTACATCACTAGAGGGAATTAGGAAAATCATATCACTCAAGTCGGATCAAAGCTTTATGAATGAAACTTTATACAGGACCttgtaa
- the LOC136041592 gene encoding uncharacterized protein LOC136041592 isoform X2, protein MLLLRLRCLYCILLVLLLTEDSTQAEGAKDVGSLLTKDHEKGKEPQRFGYQLAHLVPLPLASPSKYTVKTVPEGLVSNEYLAEYTFFIDSMLRVLFKSQKDIERAFYYLRIGSSLFGLILWVFLGWKAAVMPALWLQGALGGPLLLFKRSLSEQHQESVTSAPYRISSLSEQLQESVTSLEGIRKIISLKSDQSFMNETLYRTL, encoded by the exons gTTACGATGTCTTTATTGCattcttttagttttgctttTGACGGAAGATTCCACACAAGCCGAAGGTGCAAAAGATGTGGGATCCCTGCTGACAAAGGATCATGAAAAAGGAAAGGAACCCCAGAGGTTTGGCTATCAGCTGGCTCACTTAGTAcct cttCCATTGGCATCACCATCCAAATACACGGTGAAGACGGTGCCAGAAGGACTGGTTTCAAATGAGTACTTGGCTGAATACACCTTTTTCATCGATTCGATGCTTCGAGTATTGTTCAAATCACAAAAAGATATCGAAAGAGCATTCTATTATTTAAGAATCGGATCATCTTTATTTGGACTCATCCTTTGGGTATTTTTGGGCTGGAAG gcAGCTGTGATGCCAGCACTTTGGCTTCAAGGAGCTTTAGGAGGGCCTCTCCTTCTTTTTAAACGCTCCTTGTCTGAACAGCACCAAGAGTCAGTCACATCTGCTCCTTATCGAATCAGCTCCTTATCTGAACAGCTCCAAGAGTCAGTTACATCACTAGAGGGAATTAGGAAAATCATATCACTCAAGTCGGATCAAAGCTTTATGAATGAAACTTTATACAGGACCttgtaa